The Cloacibacillus sp. An23 genome includes a window with the following:
- the mazG gene encoding nucleoside triphosphate pyrophosphohydrolase, whose amino-acid sequence MTQNETATAEKFVKLVNVMKKLREPDGCPWDREQTYMSLRRYIVEEGYELIQAIEDGDVPNMCEECGDLLLQVVFISCMAEERGDFTIRDVLDGLTDKLIRRHPHVFGDVSVDGSEEVLKNWEQIKSAERKGKSEDSSYMAGIPRGMPALLRAYRIQERAAKPGFDWPKGDCAPVMAKVEEEMAELREAAASADEAKIDEELGDLLFASVNLARHLGADPEITLHRACEKFAARFRKVEKSVEESGRAWKDFTLDELEEFWQKAKNNK is encoded by the coding sequence GTGACGCAGAACGAGACCGCGACGGCGGAAAAGTTTGTAAAGCTGGTAAACGTTATGAAGAAGCTCCGCGAGCCCGACGGCTGTCCGTGGGACAGGGAGCAGACCTATATGTCGCTGCGGCGCTATATAGTAGAGGAGGGCTACGAGCTTATCCAGGCGATAGAGGACGGCGACGTTCCCAATATGTGCGAGGAGTGCGGAGACCTTCTGCTTCAGGTCGTATTTATCTCGTGCATGGCGGAGGAGCGCGGGGACTTCACCATCCGCGACGTTCTCGACGGCCTGACCGACAAGCTCATACGCCGCCATCCTCACGTATTCGGCGACGTCAGTGTGGACGGCTCGGAAGAAGTGCTCAAGAACTGGGAGCAGATAAAATCCGCCGAGCGCAAGGGCAAGTCGGAGGATTCGTCCTACATGGCTGGGATCCCGCGCGGAATGCCGGCACTGCTGCGCGCATACAGGATACAGGAGCGCGCCGCGAAGCCGGGCTTCGACTGGCCGAAGGGGGACTGCGCCCCGGTGATGGCTAAGGTCGAAGAGGAAATGGCTGAGCTTAGGGAAGCCGCCGCCTCGGCGGACGAGGCTAAAATCGATGAAGAGCTCGGCGACCTTCTCTTCGCGTCGGTCAACCTTGCGCGCCACCTCGGAGCCGACCCCGAGATCACGCTCCACCGCGCCTGCGAGAAGTTCGCGGCGCGCTTCAGAAAAGTCGAAAAGTCAGTTGAAGAATCGGGCCGCGCGTGGAAGGACTTCACGCTCGACGAGCTCGAGGAATTCTGGCAGAAAGCGAAAAACAATAAATAA
- a CDS encoding ribose-phosphate pyrophosphokinase has translation MSAGLREVKIFSGSADPQFAENICMNLGVPLSASKLFRFSDGEIGVSIEESVRGADVYVVQPTCEPANEHLFELLIIVDALKRASAYHVNLVMPYFGYARQDRKTRSREPITAKLVANLLEKAGADRVISADLHAGQIQGFFDIPVDHLTGIPLLASYFRRTLVKEMESGLVTVVSPDIGGVVRARKFAGQMNNAELAIVDKRRSHEVANQCEVMEIIGNIEGKTCVLVDDIIDTAGTIVKAAEALKERGAKEVYACATHGVLSGPAIDRLKDSVIKEVVLTDTIPLKEHKRIDKIRQLPIAPLFAEALRRIHSEHSVSILFR, from the coding sequence ATGTCCGCAGGATTGAGAGAGGTAAAAATTTTTTCTGGCAGCGCTGACCCGCAGTTTGCGGAAAACATCTGCATGAATCTCGGCGTGCCGCTTTCGGCGTCTAAACTCTTCCGTTTCTCCGACGGCGAGATAGGCGTCTCTATCGAGGAAAGCGTGCGCGGTGCGGACGTATATGTCGTTCAGCCGACGTGCGAACCGGCGAACGAGCACCTCTTCGAGCTTCTCATAATAGTGGACGCGCTCAAGCGCGCTTCCGCCTACCACGTCAACCTAGTCATGCCTTATTTCGGATACGCGCGTCAGGACAGAAAGACGCGCTCACGCGAGCCGATCACGGCGAAGCTCGTCGCCAACCTTCTTGAGAAGGCCGGCGCGGACCGCGTGATATCGGCCGACCTCCACGCCGGACAGATACAGGGCTTCTTCGACATTCCCGTAGACCACCTTACCGGCATCCCGCTTCTCGCATCATATTTCCGCCGGACTCTCGTCAAAGAGATGGAAAGCGGCCTCGTTACGGTAGTCTCGCCCGACATCGGCGGCGTCGTCCGCGCAAGGAAGTTCGCCGGACAGATGAACAACGCCGAGCTTGCGATCGTCGATAAGCGCCGCTCGCACGAGGTGGCCAACCAGTGCGAAGTAATGGAGATAATAGGAAACATTGAGGGCAAGACGTGCGTCCTCGTCGACGACATCATCGACACCGCAGGCACGATAGTCAAAGCCGCCGAGGCTCTCAAGGAAAGGGGCGCGAAGGAGGTCTACGCCTGCGCGACGCACGGCGTGCTTTCCGGCCCCGCCATCGACAGGCTCAAGGATTCTGTGATAAAGGAAGTCGTGCTCACCGACACGATCCCGCTTAAAGAGCACAAGAGGATAGACAAGATCCGCCAGCTCCCGATAGCGCCGCTGTTCGCCGAGGCGCTGCGGAGAATACACTCGGAGCATTCGGTAAGCATTTTGTTCCGTTAA
- a CDS encoding 50S ribosomal protein L25 yields the protein MASKHQTVKLEFTKREGTGKGTCRKLRCKDQLPVVLYGPEYKHGLAGTVSARAVTPVANSSHRETTLIELDFADGGSASALIRDVQRHPLTRRILHVDFYQVLKGHKIKVEVPIRVVNEELCKGIKDDGGVLVFGERFILVEVQPSDIPEEIVVDAQNLNVGDEIFVKDLALPEGVAAVTEADLLVLHVEQPKEEAEEAPAADAETAEVEVVAKGKAAKEE from the coding sequence ATGGCATCTAAGCATCAGACTGTAAAACTTGAATTCACGAAGAGGGAAGGCACAGGCAAGGGCACCTGCCGCAAACTCCGCTGCAAGGATCAGCTTCCCGTCGTACTTTACGGTCCCGAATACAAGCACGGCCTCGCCGGAACCGTCTCCGCCAGGGCCGTAACGCCCGTCGCGAACAGCTCCCACAGGGAGACGACGCTCATCGAGCTCGACTTCGCCGACGGCGGCTCCGCTTCCGCTCTCATCCGCGACGTACAGCGCCACCCGCTCACGCGCCGCATCCTCCACGTCGACTTCTATCAGGTCCTCAAAGGCCACAAGATCAAGGTCGAAGTTCCTATCCGCGTCGTCAACGAAGAACTCTGCAAGGGCATCAAGGACGACGGCGGCGTGCTTGTGTTCGGCGAGCGCTTCATCCTCGTCGAGGTCCAGCCGAGCGACATCCCCGAGGAAATCGTGGTAGACGCGCAGAACCTCAACGTCGGCGACGAAATCTTCGTCAAGGATCTCGCTCTTCCCGAAGGCGTCGCTGCCGTGACGGAGGCCGACCTCCTCGTGCTCCACGTCGAGCAGCCGAAGGAAGAGGCCGAAGAGGCCCCCGCGGCCGATGCCGAGACCGCCGAGGTCGAAGTCGTGGCGAAGGGGAAGGCCGCGAAGGAAGAGTAA
- the mfd gene encoding transcription-repair coupling factor translates to MPENKSPVTGSSLAALDDDVWRRNRGVHLASKGAMRPWVCRDAAFPLLALLPDARQVRDFAADAQELGVLGGVKVLPELPLSEDETRSDAQEMARGDVLEDFKYHGGVLAATPASLMSPFSTGGDFREIEVGREVGRDRLADWLAQKGYERGDLVWTPGQFAVRGSIVDIFSPSDMYPLRIEFFDDEVEDIRWYVPDTQKSLKSVRKCSIQSLVSKSGNVLENYFPKDMRAIFFDPHGLDMTAENSVWLWNNLDREKKGAVPWEKWEKICVSLSSYPRLRILGDVKNCAARMSVAQFPNFRGKLREVEDCCRSLISEGYNIKIYSETERNLQWARLNGFDAREGVLSEGFIDSASRVAVITDLELSGITVARRRIENHAPADWGAGLMPGQWIVHDDYGVARYLGAEQVKTSDGEQEYLVLQFAEERRLLIPVMQFHKISPWSPLPGQEPSADRLKGSLWKKSAAKAREAAEKAAAELIKIYAEREVSKGFAFPENRELMRELEESFPYKETADQLRAIEDVEADMERPVPMDRLVVGDVGFGKTEVAIRAAGKAAFAGKQTAIMVPTTLLANQHYETFSARFADTGVRVETISRFVPPSRQKKILADLAAGKVDIIVGTHRLLTEDVKFKDLGLVIVDEEHRFGVMHKDHLKKLFPGVDTLMLSATPIPRSLSLSMSGLRGMSVLQTPPQRRLPVITVVRPFSEELLKNAVLREKNRGGQIFFVHNRIGDIQDRAVMLKRLFPKLKIAVAHSRTPEAGLEKIMSEFAAGQTDILVCTTIVESGLDIPAANTLIVDDAHELGLAQMYQLRGRVGRREDQAYAFLFYPSDARISVESSERLEAIAELDELGAGYQLAQRDLQIRGGGDLVGISQHGNSTKIGYQRYCDLLAEEIARIKGTYRPQIELEVGFPVSIPASYLPQENLRVTLYRRMLKADSADEVFALRGETADRFGKLPPEVEFLFDAAVVRNLAYDFGITKLLAGRYELVLFCTPDEKWENLRLPPLWRKRSDGLIGPGGFAGMREIARLLSGRAASGE, encoded by the coding sequence ATGCCGGAGAATAAATCACCCGTCACGGGCAGTTCTCTCGCAGCTCTCGACGATGACGTCTGGCGCAGGAACAGAGGCGTGCACCTCGCCTCCAAAGGCGCGATGCGCCCCTGGGTATGCCGAGACGCGGCCTTCCCGCTGCTCGCGCTTCTTCCCGACGCGCGGCAGGTGCGCGATTTCGCGGCGGACGCGCAGGAGCTCGGAGTTCTAGGCGGAGTGAAGGTGCTGCCTGAGCTGCCGCTGTCGGAAGACGAAACGCGGAGCGACGCGCAGGAAATGGCGCGCGGCGACGTTCTCGAGGACTTTAAGTATCACGGCGGGGTGCTAGCCGCGACGCCGGCTTCGCTTATGTCCCCCTTCTCGACCGGCGGAGACTTCAGGGAGATAGAGGTCGGCAGGGAGGTCGGACGCGACCGCCTCGCAGACTGGCTCGCGCAGAAGGGCTACGAGCGCGGCGACCTCGTCTGGACGCCGGGGCAGTTCGCCGTGCGCGGCAGCATCGTGGATATATTCAGCCCCTCCGACATGTATCCGCTGCGCATAGAGTTCTTCGACGACGAGGTCGAGGACATACGCTGGTACGTTCCCGACACGCAGAAAAGCCTCAAAAGCGTCAGAAAATGCTCTATACAGAGCCTCGTCTCAAAGAGCGGCAACGTCCTTGAAAATTATTTCCCGAAGGATATGCGCGCGATATTTTTCGACCCTCACGGGCTGGACATGACGGCGGAAAACTCCGTCTGGCTTTGGAACAACCTTGACAGGGAGAAAAAAGGCGCCGTCCCGTGGGAGAAATGGGAGAAGATATGCGTTTCGCTCTCGTCATATCCGAGGCTGAGGATACTCGGCGACGTGAAAAACTGCGCCGCGCGCATGTCCGTCGCGCAGTTCCCGAACTTCCGCGGAAAGCTCCGGGAGGTCGAGGACTGCTGCCGTTCGCTGATAAGCGAAGGCTATAACATCAAAATTTACTCCGAGACGGAGCGTAACCTGCAATGGGCGCGGCTCAACGGCTTCGACGCGCGCGAGGGCGTGCTGAGCGAGGGCTTCATAGACTCCGCGTCGCGCGTCGCCGTGATAACCGACCTCGAGCTTTCCGGCATAACGGTGGCTCGCCGCCGTATCGAAAACCACGCGCCTGCGGACTGGGGCGCGGGGCTCATGCCTGGACAGTGGATCGTCCACGACGACTACGGAGTCGCGCGCTATCTCGGCGCGGAGCAGGTGAAGACGTCTGACGGCGAACAGGAATATCTCGTGCTGCAATTCGCCGAGGAGCGGCGGCTTTTGATTCCCGTCATGCAGTTCCACAAGATTTCGCCGTGGTCTCCGCTGCCGGGACAGGAGCCGTCCGCTGACAGGCTTAAAGGCTCGCTCTGGAAAAAATCGGCGGCGAAGGCGCGCGAGGCGGCCGAGAAGGCCGCAGCCGAGCTGATAAAGATCTACGCAGAGCGTGAGGTGAGCAAAGGCTTCGCATTCCCGGAGAACCGTGAGCTGATGCGCGAGCTGGAAGAAAGCTTTCCGTACAAGGAGACCGCAGACCAGCTTCGAGCCATTGAGGATGTCGAGGCCGACATGGAGCGCCCAGTGCCTATGGACAGGCTCGTCGTCGGGGACGTCGGCTTCGGCAAGACCGAGGTCGCGATCCGCGCCGCCGGCAAGGCGGCCTTCGCCGGCAAACAGACGGCCATCATGGTGCCTACGACGCTGCTCGCGAATCAGCACTACGAGACCTTCTCGGCGCGCTTCGCCGACACCGGCGTGCGGGTGGAGACTATTTCGCGATTTGTGCCTCCGTCGCGTCAGAAAAAAATACTCGCGGACCTCGCCGCCGGCAAGGTGGATATAATCGTCGGCACCCACAGGCTGCTGACCGAAGACGTTAAATTCAAGGATCTCGGCCTCGTCATCGTCGACGAGGAACACCGCTTCGGAGTCATGCACAAGGACCATCTGAAAAAGCTCTTCCCCGGAGTAGACACGCTCATGCTCTCCGCGACGCCTATACCGCGCTCGCTCTCTCTTTCCATGAGCGGCCTGCGCGGCATGTCCGTGCTCCAGACGCCGCCGCAGCGCAGGCTCCCGGTCATAACCGTCGTCCGTCCGTTCTCCGAAGAGCTTCTGAAGAACGCGGTGCTGCGCGAGAAAAACCGCGGCGGGCAGATATTTTTCGTACACAACAGGATAGGCGACATACAGGATCGCGCCGTCATGCTCAAGCGTCTTTTCCCAAAGCTTAAAATAGCCGTGGCGCACAGCAGGACGCCCGAGGCCGGCCTTGAGAAGATAATGTCCGAGTTCGCCGCGGGACAGACGGACATACTCGTATGCACGACGATAGTAGAAAGCGGCCTCGACATTCCCGCCGCCAACACGCTCATCGTGGACGACGCGCACGAGCTCGGCCTCGCGCAGATGTACCAGCTCCGAGGGCGCGTCGGGCGGCGCGAGGACCAGGCCTACGCGTTCCTCTTCTACCCGAGCGACGCGCGCATCTCGGTAGAGTCGAGCGAACGACTCGAGGCTATAGCCGAGCTCGACGAACTCGGCGCGGGCTACCAGCTCGCGCAGCGCGACCTTCAGATACGCGGCGGCGGCGACCTCGTCGGAATATCGCAGCACGGCAACTCGACCAAGATAGGCTATCAGCGCTACTGCGACCTGCTCGCCGAGGAGATAGCGAGGATAAAGGGCACGTACAGGCCGCAGATAGAGCTAGAGGTCGGCTTCCCGGTATCGATACCGGCGAGCTACCTGCCGCAGGAGAATCTGCGCGTCACGCTCTACCGCCGCATGCTCAAGGCCGACTCTGCGGATGAAGTGTTCGCCCTGCGCGGCGAGACCGCCGACAGGTTCGGCAAACTGCCGCCCGAGGTCGAATTTCTCTTCGACGCCGCCGTGGTCAGAAATCTGGCGTACGATTTCGGCATAACGAAACTTCTCGCCGGACGCTACGAACTTGTGCTTTTCTGCACGCCAGACGAAAAATGGGAAAATCTGCGGCTGCCTCCGCTGTGGCGTAAGCGCTCCGACGGGCTGATAGGCCCCGGCGGTTTCGCCGGAATGCGCGAAATCGCGCGATTGCTGAGCGGACGGGCCGCATCCGGCGAATAG
- a CDS encoding PhoH family protein: MKEAGQEPETLLSATDASVVRLLAEHEEILRLVEQIFPVKVYARGSSLSIKGDDERLVQKIENLLVQYAELSLSGHKFNSAEIRYGLHSIERGETVNLRSLYNDVVCISNRGKAIRPYTNGQKDYIRAIRENDITFGIGPAGTGKTYLAAAQAVACLKSAKVSRIILVRPVVEAGERLGYLPGDMNDKVAPYLRPLYDAFYELLPAEKFDRYFEKGVIELAPLAYMRGRTLNDSFIILDEAQNTTPEQMKMFLTRLGFGSKAVVTGDITQVDLPGTKESGLKVVRDILKDIPGVAFVNLNDGDVVRHEIVQRIVRAYEDYDRRRREEKQPAAGRP, from the coding sequence ATGAAAGAGGCAGGCCAGGAACCGGAGACGCTCCTTTCCGCAACGGACGCCTCCGTCGTCCGGCTGCTCGCCGAGCATGAGGAGATACTGCGCCTCGTCGAACAGATCTTTCCCGTAAAGGTCTACGCGAGGGGCAGTTCCCTTTCGATAAAGGGCGACGACGAGCGGCTGGTTCAGAAAATCGAAAATCTGCTCGTGCAGTACGCTGAGCTTTCGCTCTCCGGCCACAAGTTCAACAGCGCGGAGATACGCTACGGGCTGCACAGCATAGAGCGCGGCGAGACGGTCAACCTGCGCTCGCTTTACAACGACGTCGTCTGCATAAGCAACAGGGGCAAGGCGATAAGGCCCTATACCAACGGGCAGAAGGACTACATCCGCGCGATAAGGGAAAACGACATCACCTTCGGCATAGGCCCCGCCGGCACCGGCAAGACCTACCTAGCCGCCGCGCAGGCCGTCGCCTGCCTTAAATCGGCGAAGGTGAGCCGCATCATACTCGTGCGCCCCGTAGTCGAGGCCGGAGAGCGCCTGGGCTACCTTCCGGGGGACATGAACGACAAGGTCGCGCCTTACCTGCGGCCGCTCTACGACGCTTTTTACGAGCTGCTCCCGGCGGAGAAGTTCGACCGTTATTTTGAGAAGGGAGTCATCGAGCTCGCTCCGCTCGCCTATATGCGCGGGCGCACGCTCAACGACAGCTTCATCATTCTCGACGAGGCGCAGAACACCACGCCGGAGCAGATGAAGATGTTTCTGACGCGCCTCGGCTTCGGCTCGAAGGCGGTCGTCACAGGCGACATAACTCAGGTGGACCTGCCCGGCACGAAAGAGTCGGGGCTCAAGGTCGTGCGCGACATTCTGAAAGACATCCCGGGAGTCGCCTTCGTCAACCTTAACGACGGGGACGTCGTGCGTCACGAAATAGTCCAGAGAATAGTGAGGGCGTACGAAGATTATGACAGACGGAGAAGAGAAGAAAAGCAGCCTGCTGCCGGACGCCCTTAG
- the glmU gene encoding bifunctional UDP-N-acetylglucosamine diphosphorylase/glucosamine-1-phosphate N-acetyltransferase GlmU, translated as MLAAGKGTRMRSRTPKVLHLMLEEPILYYPLKAARDAGFGDVAAVVGCSGEAVESWLKDNFPDAAVIWQHEQRGTGHAAKLAQQWWSGYGNVVVLAGDAPLITPETLKRFAQKHIEDGNDCSFLSFMLDDPTGYGRVIREKGGVRVVEQKDAGEEELKVREVNSGMYIFRTDALAAVIDDLSCSNAQGEYYLPDALALIAAHGGRVAAVLAEDPREFLGINDQIQLAEASRVMRDRIVLSFMKNAGLHCMDPSSVWIGPKVKIGGDVTIHPSVQLWGETVVEDGAFIGSFTVLRNAIIKENANIKGSVRLNDSTVGPRASAGPFAFMREHAELLENAHMGRFVEIKKSLVGKDSKVPHLSYIGDTEIGEDTNIGAGTITCNYDGVKKNKTKIGSRCFIGSDTMFVAPVEVGDDVSTAAGSVITSRVPDGALGVGRAKQTNIEGWSARRRKKPSEGKA; from the coding sequence GTGCTGGCCGCGGGGAAGGGTACCCGTATGCGCAGCCGGACTCCCAAGGTCCTTCATCTGATGTTGGAGGAGCCGATTCTCTATTATCCCCTGAAGGCGGCGCGCGACGCCGGCTTCGGCGACGTGGCGGCGGTTGTCGGCTGCAGCGGAGAGGCCGTCGAAAGCTGGCTCAAGGACAATTTTCCGGACGCAGCCGTGATATGGCAGCACGAGCAGCGGGGTACGGGGCACGCAGCCAAGCTCGCCCAGCAGTGGTGGAGCGGGTACGGCAACGTAGTCGTGCTTGCGGGAGACGCCCCTCTCATCACCCCGGAGACGCTGAAACGATTCGCTCAGAAGCATATAGAAGACGGCAACGACTGCAGCTTCCTCAGCTTCATGCTCGACGACCCCACCGGATACGGCAGGGTCATACGAGAGAAGGGCGGCGTCCGGGTAGTCGAACAGAAGGACGCCGGCGAGGAAGAGCTGAAGGTGCGCGAGGTCAACAGCGGCATGTATATCTTCCGCACGGATGCGCTGGCCGCCGTGATAGACGATTTGTCGTGCTCCAACGCACAGGGCGAGTACTACCTGCCTGACGCGCTGGCGCTGATCGCGGCGCATGGCGGACGCGTCGCCGCGGTGCTCGCTGAGGATCCGCGCGAATTTTTGGGTATAAACGACCAGATACAACTCGCCGAAGCGTCGCGTGTGATGCGCGACAGGATAGTCCTCTCCTTCATGAAGAATGCGGGGCTTCACTGCATGGATCCATCAAGCGTATGGATAGGCCCGAAGGTGAAAATAGGCGGCGACGTCACCATCCATCCTTCCGTCCAGCTCTGGGGCGAGACCGTCGTCGAGGACGGAGCCTTCATCGGAAGCTTCACGGTTCTGAGAAACGCAATAATCAAAGAAAACGCCAATATAAAGGGTTCGGTGCGCCTCAACGACTCCACAGTGGGGCCGCGCGCCTCCGCCGGTCCGTTCGCATTCATGCGCGAGCACGCCGAGCTTCTTGAGAACGCCCACATGGGGCGCTTCGTAGAGATAAAAAAGAGCCTCGTCGGCAAGGACTCTAAGGTTCCACATCTGTCGTATATCGGCGACACCGAGATAGGCGAGGATACCAACATAGGCGCGGGGACTATAACCTGCAACTACGACGGCGTTAAGAAGAACAAGACGAAGATAGGCAGCCGCTGCTTTATCGGCAGCGACACCATGTTCGTGGCCCCGGTTGAGGTCGGCGACGACGTTTCGACGGCCGCCGGGTCTGTCATCACAAGCCGCGTTCCCGACGGCGCACTTGGAGTTGGGCGCGCAAAGCAGACCAATATAGAGGGCTGGAGCGCCAGACGGAGAAAGAAGCCGTCCGAAGGAAAGGCCTAG
- a CDS encoding NifU family protein: protein MTTEEKIKDVLTNKVSPALQMHGGDCSFVKYDEPTGTLYVAMQGACGTCPFALETLRMTVEQAVIAEVPEVKAVERA, encoded by the coding sequence ATGACCACAGAAGAAAAAATCAAAGACGTACTCACCAACAAGGTTTCCCCCGCGCTTCAGATGCACGGCGGAGACTGCTCATTCGTTAAATACGACGAGCCGACGGGGACTCTTTACGTCGCCATGCAGGGAGCCTGCGGCACCTGCCCCTTCGCGCTCGAGACGCTCCGCATGACCGTCGAGCAGGCCGTCATAGCAGAGGTGCCGGAAGTCAAGGCCGTGGAAAGGGCGTAG
- a CDS encoding Fur family transcriptional regulator has product MWTVDDGISVLRERGAKITAQRIAILQKLEGRKDHPSAETLYKELSSEYSTMSVATLYSTAQLLAEAGLIKILSIDDKRVYFDPATETHGHFLCRKCGKLFDIPVNEDEIFRSASTVRDNIAQIEHTEIFFYGLCSDCLKI; this is encoded by the coding sequence ATGTGGACTGTAGATGACGGTATTTCGGTATTAAGGGAGCGGGGCGCGAAAATAACGGCCCAGCGCATAGCCATACTTCAGAAGCTGGAGGGCCGCAAAGACCATCCTTCCGCGGAGACGCTGTACAAGGAGCTTTCCTCCGAGTATTCAACTATGTCTGTGGCGACGCTTTACAGCACTGCGCAGCTGCTCGCTGAGGCCGGGCTCATAAAAATACTCAGCATCGACGACAAAAGGGTTTATTTCGACCCGGCAACTGAGACACACGGGCATTTTCTTTGCCGCAAGTGCGGGAAGCTGTTCGACATTCCGGTCAACGAAGACGAGATTTTCCGCTCGGCTTCGACGGTGCGCGACAACATAGCCCAGATAGAACACACGGAAATATTTTTCTACGGACTCTGCTCCGACTGTCTGAAGATATAA
- the mrtS gene encoding Synerg-CTERM system glutamic-type intramembrane protease MrtS — protein MGSLAAFCSGVFLLYWPYLWCWYRKEDPEIYGLRWSADRRAVAETLAVAAVVLAVLTAAALAWPWEELPRRRGLRSVLELAASGLAAAVIEETFFRGWLQPVLERRFGPYAAIAAANLVFAPVHLIVSPYWISLCTFFPGLVMGWLKYRYGSLLPPALFHFIGNIWAIWFFPSPVRF, from the coding sequence ATGGGCTCTCTCGCAGCCTTTTGCAGCGGGGTCTTTCTGCTGTACTGGCCTTATCTCTGGTGTTGGTACAGGAAGGAAGACCCCGAAATTTATGGCCTCAGATGGAGCGCGGACAGGCGGGCCGTCGCGGAGACGCTCGCCGTCGCCGCCGTGGTGCTCGCCGTGCTCACGGCGGCCGCGCTCGCGTGGCCGTGGGAGGAGCTGCCGAGAAGGCGCGGGCTGCGCAGCGTTCTCGAACTCGCGGCTTCGGGTCTCGCGGCGGCGGTAATAGAAGAAACTTTTTTCCGCGGCTGGCTTCAGCCGGTGCTCGAAAGGCGGTTCGGCCCCTACGCAGCGATAGCGGCGGCGAACCTCGTGTTCGCGCCGGTACATCTCATCGTCTCGCCCTACTGGATATCGCTTTGCACATTTTTCCCGGGGCTGGTCATGGGATGGCTGAAGTACCGCTACGGCAGCCTGCTTCCCCCGGCGCTCTTTCATTTTATCGGCAATATCTGGGCGATATGGTTTTTCCCGTCGCCCGTGAGATTCTAA
- the pth gene encoding aminoacyl-tRNA hydrolase produces the protein MKLIVGLGNPGYQYVWTRHNSGWIIVDSFVARLGLGEPQIKFRGAYWGPALCCGERVAFLEPHTFMNLSGLSVGEAARYQNLEPSDILVVSDDVALPFGRIRMRKSGSAGGQNGLKSVLGALGTLDVPRLRIGVGSPAPGRDLADWVLAKIPQEQRRDWGKLEDAAWEALNLWLTDGIEAAMSKANGFRLNAGE, from the coding sequence ATGAAATTGATAGTCGGCCTGGGCAATCCGGGCTATCAGTATGTGTGGACGAGGCACAACTCAGGGTGGATCATCGTAGACTCGTTCGTAGCGCGCCTCGGGCTCGGCGAGCCGCAGATAAAGTTCCGCGGCGCGTACTGGGGGCCGGCGCTCTGCTGCGGTGAGCGAGTCGCTTTCCTTGAGCCTCATACCTTTATGAACCTCAGCGGGCTTTCCGTCGGGGAGGCTGCGCGCTATCAGAACCTCGAGCCGTCCGACATTCTCGTCGTGTCCGACGACGTCGCGCTCCCGTTCGGGCGCATACGCATGCGCAAGAGCGGCTCCGCCGGCGGGCAGAACGGCCTTAAATCTGTACTCGGCGCCCTCGGTACTCTCGACGTTCCGAGGCTGCGCATCGGCGTCGGCTCTCCGGCGCCCGGACGCGACCTGGCGGACTGGGTGCTTGCTAAGATACCGCAGGAGCAGCGCCGCGACTGGGGCAAGCTGGAAGACGCCGCTTGGGAGGCGCTGAACCTCTGGCTCACGGATGGGATAGAGGCCGCCATGTCGAAGGCCAACGGTTTCAGGCTTAATGCCGGAGAATAA